The following are encoded together in the Pleurocapsa sp. FMAR1 genome:
- the hisB gene encoding imidazoleglycerol-phosphate dehydratase HisB, with protein sequence MQLSDRETALKNNHDLSLGRTASISRTTGETDVQVELNIDGTGKCHADTGIPFLDHMLNQISAHGLIDLNVKATGDIEIDDHHTNEDVGITLGMALAKALGDRQGIVRFGHFVAPLDEALVQVALDFSGRPHLSYGLEIPTQRVGTYDTQLIREFFVAVVNHSQMTLHIRQIDGINSHHIIEATFKAFARAVRMATEPDPRRGGKIPSSKGVL encoded by the coding sequence ATGCAACTTAGCGATCGCGAAACAGCCTTAAAGAATAATCATGATCTAAGCCTAGGTAGAACAGCATCTATTAGCCGTACTACTGGAGAAACAGATGTTCAGGTCGAGTTAAATATCGACGGTACGGGCAAATGTCATGCTGATACTGGCATTCCCTTTCTCGACCATATGTTAAACCAAATTTCTGCTCATGGTTTAATCGATCTCAACGTCAAAGCCACTGGAGACATCGAAATTGACGATCACCATACCAATGAAGACGTAGGTATAACTTTAGGCATGGCTTTAGCTAAAGCTTTAGGCGATCGCCAAGGCATTGTCCGTTTTGGTCATTTTGTTGCTCCCTTAGATGAAGCTTTAGTGCAGGTGGCACTAGATTTTTCAGGCAGACCGCACCTTAGCTATGGTTTAGAAATTCCTACCCAACGAGTCGGCACTTACGATACTCAGTTGATCAGAGAGTTTTTTGTAGCAGTGGTCAATCATTCTCAAATGACCCTCCATATTCGCCAGATAGACGGCATCAATTCGCATCACATTATTGAAGCAACCTTTAAAGCTTTTGCCCGTGCAGTTCGCATGGCGACAGAACCCGATCCCCGCCGTGGTGGTAAAATTCCTAGTTCCAAGGGAGTTCTTTAG